The Streptomyces sp. B3I8 nucleotide sequence GGCGGAATAGGCAGACGCGCTGGATTCAGGTTCCAGTGCCCGAAAGGGCGTGGGGGTTCAACTCCCCCCTCGCGCACCATACGAAGCGGGCGGCATCCTCAGGATGCCGCCCGCTTCGTCGTGTCCGCACCTTCTCCGGTGCGGCGAGTGCGCGAGTGCGCGGTCCCGGGGGTGGGTCGGGCGGGTGCTGTGAGTAATGTCTCAGCAGCAAGCCGTGGTGGACGGCGGCGGGCGGGGATCTCGAGCGCGGGCGTGACGCGGGAGCGTGACCCCGGTTGTACGGTCGCCGCGTCGATTCGGTGTTCGTGGTGGAGGCGGTCGGGATGACCGGTAGTGAAGTGGAGACGGCGGGCGCGGAGGCCGGGGCGGCCGAGGCCGGCGTGACGGCTGCGCCGGCCGGGTCGGTTCGGATCCCCTCGGTGCGCGGGTTCGCCCCGCGGTCCGCGCCGGGGTCGCCCAAGAAGGAGGGCAAGGCGCTGCGCGACCGGGTGCCGCGCGCCGCCCACGCCGCGTACGAGGCCCACCCGGACCGGCCGGACGCGGTGAGCGCCGTGGAGGAGTCGGGGCGCGACCGGATTCCCGAGCTCACCCCGATACGGGTCGGCAGGATGACGGCGTCGCCGTTCGCCTTCCTGCGCGGCTCGGCGGGTCTGATGGCCCACGACCTCGCCCGCACCCCGGCCACCGGCATCGGCGCCCAGATCTGCGGCGACGCCCACGCGGCCAACTTCGGCCTGTACGCCGACGCGCGCGGCGGACTCGTCATCGACCTCAACGACTTCGACGAGACGGCGTTCGGCCCCTGGGAGTGGGACCTCAAGCGGCTCGTCACCTCGCTGGTGCTCGCCGGACGCGAGGCCGGCGCCGACGAGGACGCGTGCGCCGCGGCCGCGCGGGACGCGGCGGTCGCCTACCGGCGCACCATGCGGCTGCTGGCGAAGATGCCGGTGCTGGACGCCTGGAACGCCATCGCCGACGAGGAGCTCGTCTCCCACACCGACGCGCACGACCTGCTCGGCACCCTGGAACGGGTCGCGAAGAAGGCCCGCGCCAACACCAGCGGCCGGTTCGCCGCGAAGTCCACCGAGGACGACGGGGACGGCGGCCGGCGCTTCACCGAGGCGCTGCCGGTGCTGCGCCGGGTGCCCGACGCGGAGGCGGCGGCCGTGGCGGCGTCGCTGGCGGAGTACCTGACGACGCTGCCGGAGGACCGGCTGCCGCTGCTCGCCCGGTACGCGGTCCACGACGTGGCGTTCCGCGTCGTCGGTACGGGCAGCGTGGGCACGCGGTCCTACGTCGTGCTGCTCCTGGACCACCGGGGCGAGCCGCTGGTGCTCCAGGTGAAGGAGGCGCGCCCCTCGGTGCTCCTGCCGCACCTGACGGCGGCCGGGCACGCCGTGCCGGAGGTGCCGCACGAGGGGCGGCGGGTGGTGCTCGGGCAGAAGCGGATGCAGGTCGTCAGCGACATTCTGCTGGGCTGGACGACGGTGGAGGGGCGGCCGTTCCAGGTGCGGCAGTTCCGCAACCGCAAGGGCAGCGTGGATCCCGCGGCGCTCGCCGCGGACCAGCTCGACGACTACGGACGGATGACCGGCGCGCTGCTGGCCCGCGCCCACACGCACAGCGCGGACCCGCGGCTGATCGCGGGGTACTGCGGCAAGAACGAGGAACTGGACGAGGCGCTGGCCGCGTTCGCCGTCGCCTACGCGGACGGGGTGGAACGGGGCCACGCGGCACTGGTGGCGGCGGTGGCAGCCGGCCGCGTGCCGGCGGAGCGGGGTGTCTGACCCGGCGGGGCTCCGCCCCGTTTCGCGCGGTTTCCCGCCCTGAGGTCTCTCCCGTGATCCCCGGCGAGGACAGGTGCGGAGCCGCCCGTCGCCGGCGCGGGGCCGCGCCCTGGCGCCCGAGGGCTCGGGAACGCCGGCCGCGTGGCGGGCGCGGGTACGTCGTGGCTGGTCGCGCAGTTCCCCGCGCCCCTTCCGGGCGCGCGGGGCGGTGCCGATGTGTGGCCCCGCCGCGTGGGTGCCGTTCTTTTGGCGGGCCGGGGCCGGTCGTGTCTTACGCTGGGTGGGTGACGACGCCCGAAGCCGAGCCCACCGCATCCGAACCGTCGGCTGACGGTTCGTCCGAACCGCGCCCGGAGGACCGGCTCGAGCGGGCCGTCAGGGCGGCGGAGAACGCCCTGATCGAGTACGAGATCGCCGTCGACACCTTCCGCATCGAGGTCGAGAACTTCTCCCGGCTGCACCACCAGAAGCTCGGCCCGATGTACACCCGCCTCGACGAACTCGACGCCGAGATCGCCGAGGCCAAGGCGGCCCGCACCGGTGACCCCGAGGACCGTCGCGCCGCCGACGAGGCACGCGCCCGGGTCATGCCCATGCCCGGCGTCGAGGAACTGTTCCACGGCTGGATGGACGGCGACGGCCTCTTCCCCGAGGCCGCCGCGATGCTCACCGACCAGCCCGTACGGCCGCCCGAGCGGGTCCGCCCCAGCGAGGAGGCCCGCCGGCGGTACCGCGAACTCGCCCGCAAGGCGCACCCCGACCTCGCCCAGGAGGACGACGAGCGCAAGCGCCGCGAGGAGTTCCTCACCCGGGTCAACGCCGCGTACGCCCGCGGCGACGAGGCACAGCTGCGGGAGCTCGCCGAGGAGTGGGCGGCCGGCCCGGCCCCCGCGGAGCGCGGACCGAGCCGCAGCGAGGAGCTGTACGCCCGGCTGGAGTGGCTCGCCCAGCGCAAGGAGCTGCTCACGGTGGTCGCGCGCGAGCTGGAGGAGAGCGCGATCGGGTCGATGCTGAAGATCGCCCCCGACGACCCCGACCGCCTCCTCGACGAGGTCGCCGAACAGCTCCTGGCCCAGGTCGCCGAGCGCGAGACCGAACTGGCCCGCTGGCGCGACTGAGCCCGTACGGCGCCCCTCGGGGGACGCCGTACGCCCGGCGGACCGGTCCGGTAGCGTCGGGGCCATGCCTTTCGGATCTGGTGTACCCACGGTCGAGGTCGCGGACCTCAAGGACGACGACTTCCTGCTGGACGTCCGCGAGGACGACGAGTGGCAGGCGGGTCATGCCGCCGGGGCGCTGCACATCCCCCTCAGCGACTTCGTGGCCCGCTACGGCGAACTCACCGAGGCCGCGCCGCAGGACGGCCGGATCCACGTGATCTGCCGCTCGGGCGGACGCTCGGCCCAGGTCACCATGTACCTCGCCCAGCAGGGCGTGGACGCGGTCAACGTCGACGGCGGCATGCAGGCGTGGGCGGCGGGCGGCCGCCCGGTCGTGGACGACAAGGGTGAGCCGGGCTTCGTGCTGTAGACCGACCGGAACCTTCCCGCGGACGCTCCCGGCGTCGCCCGCGGTGACCGCCCAGTCCCCGGAGCTGTGCGGGACGGGTGGGGCTGAGTACCGTTCCGGTGCGAACGGGCGGGCGCCGGTGGCACCGGCGCCCGGCGGGACACGACTGCTGGGGAGACGGGGCGGAATGGACAGGTACGACGAGGGCGCGCACCCACGGCGGGCGGCGGCCACCCCCGACGACCATCCACTCCCGTCGGCCGACGCCTCCGATGGCTCCGACGCCTCCGACGGCCCGCCTCCGTCGGGGGGCGCTTCCGAGGGCCCGCCTCCGTCGGCCGATGCCCCTGACGGGACGCCTCCGTCGGCGGACGGTCCGCCCGTCGGCGCTTCCGACGTCCCCGACCACGCCCCCGCCGGGATCACCGCGCTCTCGTTGCGCTACCAGATAGCCGCCGCGCTCGCGCTCGCCGTCGTCGCGGTCGGTGCGCTCGTGCACCTGGGCATGGTGTTCCTGCAC carries:
- a CDS encoding rhodanese-like domain-containing protein, producing the protein MPFGSGVPTVEVADLKDDDFLLDVREDDEWQAGHAAGALHIPLSDFVARYGELTEAAPQDGRIHVICRSGGRSAQVTMYLAQQGVDAVNVDGGMQAWAAGGRPVVDDKGEPGFVL
- a CDS encoding DUF2252 domain-containing protein, whose product is MTGSEVETAGAEAGAAEAGVTAAPAGSVRIPSVRGFAPRSAPGSPKKEGKALRDRVPRAAHAAYEAHPDRPDAVSAVEESGRDRIPELTPIRVGRMTASPFAFLRGSAGLMAHDLARTPATGIGAQICGDAHAANFGLYADARGGLVIDLNDFDETAFGPWEWDLKRLVTSLVLAGREAGADEDACAAAARDAAVAYRRTMRLLAKMPVLDAWNAIADEELVSHTDAHDLLGTLERVAKKARANTSGRFAAKSTEDDGDGGRRFTEALPVLRRVPDAEAAAVAASLAEYLTTLPEDRLPLLARYAVHDVAFRVVGTGSVGTRSYVVLLLDHRGEPLVLQVKEARPSVLLPHLTAAGHAVPEVPHEGRRVVLGQKRMQVVSDILLGWTTVEGRPFQVRQFRNRKGSVDPAALAADQLDDYGRMTGALLARAHTHSADPRLIAGYCGKNEELDEALAAFAVAYADGVERGHAALVAAVAAGRVPAERGV